A genomic region of Pelodiscus sinensis isolate JC-2024 chromosome 19, ASM4963464v1, whole genome shotgun sequence contains the following coding sequences:
- the ACTL9 gene encoding actin-like protein 9 — protein MSSQSGSRRTMSPSLRSGVRTSDQYLRPRGAAEGRSTRMRSSSPARDHPAVKKTGAVVIETGTGSCKAGFAGQQKPKSVVSTLVGQPSERSGRTGADTFVGERALQQPNVEIIEPVRNGIIIDWEAAEVLWRHMFSHDLKVPPEEHALLMSDPPLSPTTNREKMVEVVFESLNSPGMYIAYHSVLSVYAHGKISGLVVDMGYAVTHTVPVLDGYNLPHATERMDIAGSYLTSFLMQLLTNSGHVFNERMMHTVEDIKHKVCYVAADFDRECKLPKEDYTTDFQLPDGHIIRLGKERFHCPEILFNPPGMPGFSSVGIHSMAQRSLNKVPKEAQTDMYQNVLLCGGSSLFEGLERRFSSELLHKMPAHTKLRVCATPLRKYAAWTGGSILASLTNFQSCWIRKEQYKEHGPYIVYRKCY, from the coding sequence ATGAGTTCGCAATCAGGCAGCCGAAGGACAATGAGCCCTTCTCTCAGATCTGGGGTGCGTACTTCAGATCAGTATCTCAGGCCTAGAGGAGCGGCAGAAGGCAGGTCCACTAGAATGAGGTCTAGTTCCCCAGCGAGAGACCACCCTGCTGTGAAGAAGACAGGGGCCGTGGTGATCGAAACGGGTACGGGCAGCTGTAAAGCAGGGTTTGCTGGACAGCAGAAACCCAAGTCCGTCGTCAGCACCCTGGTTGGCCAGCCTTCAGAGAGGTCTGGAAGGACCGGAGCAGACACGTTCGTTGGAGAGAGAGCCCTGCAGCAACCCAACGTGGAGATCATCGAGCCCGTGAGGAACGGCATCATCATAGACTGGGAGGCAGCTGAAGTCCTCTGGAGACACATGTTCTCTCATGACCTCAAGGTTCCTCCGGAAGAGCACGCTCTGCTGATGTCGGACCCACCCCTCAGCCCTACCACCAACAGAGAGAAGATGGTGGAAGTGGTGTTTGAATCTCTCAACTCGCCTGGCATGTACATTGCTTATCACTCCGTCTTGTCAGTATATGCCCACGGAAAAATCAGCGGCTTGGTGGTAGACATGGGCTACGCCGTGACCCATACGGTGCCGGTCCTTGATGGCTACAACTTGCCTCACGCCACCGAGAGGATGGATATTGCCGGATCGTACTTGACTTCTTTTCTGATGCAGCTTCTCACGAACTCTGGGCACGTGTTTAACGAGAGGATGATGCACACGGTGGAAGACATCAAGCACAAGGTTTGCTACGTCGCCGCTGACTTTGACAGAGAGTGTAAGCTTCCAAAGGAGGACTACACGACAGATTTCCAGCTGCCAGATGGGCATATCATCCGCCTAGGGAAAGAGCGATTCCACTGCCCAGAGATTTTGTTCAACCCCCCCGGCATGCCCGGTTTTTCCTCTGTCGGCATCCACAGCATGGCCCAGAGAAGCTTAAATAAAGTGCCCAAAGAAGCCCAGACAGACATGTACCAAAATGTGCTTCTCTGTGGAGGTTCCTCTCTCTTtgaggggctggagaggaggTTTTCCAGTGAGCTCCTTCATAAAATGCCAGCTCACACCAAGCTCAGAGTTTGCGCCACCCCGCTGAGGAAGTACGCTGCGTGGACCGGCGGCTCCATCCTGGCTTCCTTGACGAACTTCCAGTCCTGTTGGATTCGAAAGGAGCAGTACAAAGAGCATGGGCCGTACATTGTCTATCGGAAGTGCTACTGA